The DNA window GTTGCTACGCTCACTATTACTGGCTTGTGCGGCCAGCCTGTTGCTGGTTGCTGCAGTTCCGGTCCGCGCCCAGGAGCCCGACGCAGAACCAACGGCCCCCGGCCAGGCGTTTGACCCGCCCGCCAACGCCGTGCGGCTGTCGCCGAAACACGATGTCTGGATCGACGTCAAGAACAAGAGCGTGCTGGTCGACGGCGAAGTCTGCCTGCGCGATGGCCAGCTGGAAATGTTTGCCTGCCCTCGCGGCACTAAAGAACACGAATCGGTCGTCTCCCTGAAGACCCGGGCGTACTTCGTCCACGCCGGACTCCTGGCCATTGGGGCAAAGGCTGGCAACGTGGTGAAGTTCGATCCCGAATACGCCCCCGCCTGGGGCGATAAAATCCTGATCGAAGTGCAATGGTACGAGGACGGCAAGCTCAAGAAAACGCGCGCCCAGGAGTGGGTGCAGCAGGTCAAAACAGGCAAGGCAATGCCGTACGACTGGGTATTTGCTGGGAGCGGTTTCTGGGTCGATCCCGAAAACAGCGAGCGGCACTACCAGGCGGAAAGCGGCGACTTTATCTGCGTCTCCAATTTCCCCACCGCCACGCTAGATCTGCCAATCGAGAGCAGCCAGGGCAATGCGGGCCTGCTGTTTAGCGCCTTTACCGAGCACATCCCGCCCCTAAAAACGCCTGTGCGACTGGTGCTGACCTACGAGCCGTCGAAGAAAGACGCCGACGAGAAGAAAGCCGAGCCAAAAGACGGCGCGCCGACTGACAACTAGCGGTGCGTCAAACCATAAAATCAGGTTTCTCTAAATCAGCCGCCGGGCGCTAGCCCACGGTTTTTTTGGCAGCACGGCAGCACGGCCGAAATCGATCACTCTAAGATTGAAGATTGACGCAGCACTAGTCGGCCAAAGCCGCCATTCCCCAGAGGTGAATTCCGCCAGCAATCCTGGCGGGATTATCTTTCTGGGCGTTTGCGCAAAGAAAAAGGCCCGCGATCCGTGTCCCTGCCAGGCAGAGAACGGAGCGGGCCGCGTTACCGGTTGTTGCGACGTTACTCTTTGAGGTTTTCCTGCTCATCGTCGCCGCCGGAAATCATGCCGGCCGCCAAAGGCTGGCGTCCGCCAAATCCGGAATCAATGTCGTGCCAGTGGAGCACTTCGGGTTCGCCGTATTTCCAGCAGAGGAAAACGACCCGATCGTCCATCAGGGAAGGGAAGTCGACCAGCCCATCGGGCAGGCCCTTCGGTTCAACTCCGATCTGGCGAAGTTCGTCGACGTATTCGGCCAGTTTTTCGCCGTCGCGTTCCAGTTCGCCTTCGACGTGGGCCAGTTCGTCGTCGTAAAATTCGCCCGACTCGCCACGACGTGCGGCCTTGATGGAATCGAGCCGCTCGCGACGCTCAATCACGTCGCGCGACATTTGCATGAGATCAAACGTGATGGCGCGTACCAACGGTAAGGTTGCGTTGGCTTCGTCCACCGTAAAGAGTCGCGTGGGTTGGTAAGATCCTTGAAAGTCCATCATTACGCCCTCTGCACCATTGGTGTCGACGTGGCGCGACCGCCTGGGCATACGTCGCTTCAGGGGCCGCCATATATCCATTGTACGCTAAAACGGACTTACTGGTTGGGTCCGCCGTGCACAGGTTCGGTAATTACTTTCGACTGGGCGACGGCCGTGGGGTTCAAAGTGGACCTTCCCCAGGCGACATCGACCGGCATTCGCGAGAAATCAACGATGCATCCGTCTCGGCTGTAACAGCTTAAATCGTGGGTGGCGCCCATGAAAATACAGTCAACCGGGCAGGGCTCCACGCACAAAGCACAGAACATGCACTTGGTGTAATCAATGGTGAAACCAGTGATTTTAAAACCCTTGCCGTTTTCGACCCGTTCTTTGCCAATGTAGATGCAATCCACGGGACACGCCTTTGCGCACTGGTCGCAGGCGATACAGGTGGTCAGGTCGTACCGGTGAAACCCGCGATAACGGGCCGCCACGGGAACGGGCTTCTCGGGGTACTCGAACTGCTCGGTAAAAGTTTTCCGATCCGACCGGTAGGTGGCCAGCCAGTAACGCATGGTCACCTGGAGGCCTTGTCCCACGGTATAGATGGCGGAACCGATATTACGAAACCATTCCCACATAGCGATTCCTACCTATCGCGAAAACCAGCTCGAAACTTTCGAGGCAATGTTCTTCTACGGCATTGAATTTTTTGGGCAATGTGCCAGATGTCGCCGAGCAGTCTCCCGCATTCGCCAGACAGGCCGCGAATGAGGTGTCGTCTGCA is part of the Lignipirellula cremea genome and encodes:
- a CDS encoding YdjY domain-containing protein gives rise to the protein MLLRSLLLACAASLLLVAAVPVRAQEPDAEPTAPGQAFDPPANAVRLSPKHDVWIDVKNKSVLVDGEVCLRDGQLEMFACPRGTKEHESVVSLKTRAYFVHAGLLAIGAKAGNVVKFDPEYAPAWGDKILIEVQWYEDGKLKKTRAQEWVQQVKTGKAMPYDWVFAGSGFWVDPENSERHYQAESGDFICVSNFPTATLDLPIESSQGNAGLLFSAFTEHIPPLKTPVRLVLTYEPSKKDADEKKAEPKDGAPTDN
- a CDS encoding DUF2203 domain-containing protein, whose translation is MMDFQGSYQPTRLFTVDEANATLPLVRAITFDLMQMSRDVIERRERLDSIKAARRGESGEFYDDELAHVEGELERDGEKLAEYVDELRQIGVEPKGLPDGLVDFPSLMDDRVVFLCWKYGEPEVLHWHDIDSGFGGRQPLAAGMISGGDDEQENLKE
- a CDS encoding 4Fe-4S binding protein, which translates into the protein MWEWFRNIGSAIYTVGQGLQVTMRYWLATYRSDRKTFTEQFEYPEKPVPVAARYRGFHRYDLTTCIACDQCAKACPVDCIYIGKERVENGKGFKITGFTIDYTKCMFCALCVEPCPVDCIFMGATHDLSCYSRDGCIVDFSRMPVDVAWGRSTLNPTAVAQSKVITEPVHGGPNQ